The proteins below are encoded in one region of Coffea arabica cultivar ET-39 chromosome 4c, Coffea Arabica ET-39 HiFi, whole genome shotgun sequence:
- the LOC113739351 gene encoding mediator-associated protein 2-like: MEGSSSEELVMYRAPEEFEEVKKDPLIELNLNDSKELWLIQWPVNQAPDLNGQQVSLKLHHDGHLGSFEGSSGKSYEVVSFKSQEPEATVFLSSTSESRIAGKISRRVSLLHYPEPSELKSGGLAIKQMVQRSAASLTNSAHHYRTPTQSTRTRSLGAVSGYTSSIRTPRNRSSRSGDASKSPLRRDVDEPGRSIDHSVQDSGKEHRADVSSGSLEHPKQKKSNKRLKMF, encoded by the exons ATGGAGGGGAGTAGCAGCGAAGAACTCGTGATGTATAGAGCTCcagaagaatttgaagaagtgaAAAAGGACCCTCTTATTGAACTCAATTTAAACGATTCAAAGGAGCTCTGGCTGATTCAATGGCCTGTTAATCAA GCTCCTGATTTGAATGGACAGCAAGTGTCTTTAAAGCTTCACCATGATGGACATCTGGGTAGTTTCGAGGGTTCATCCG GAAAATCGTATGAAGTGGTAAGTTTCAAGTCACAGGAGCCAGAAGCGACTGTATTCCTGTCATCAACATCAGAGTCCAGAATCG CTGGGAAGATCTCACGGCGCGTTTCTCTACTGCATTATCCGGAGCCCAGTGAACTGAAATCTGGTGGGTTAGCCATTAAACAAATGGTGCAAAGGTCTGCTGCTTCCTTGACAAATTCAGCACATCATTATAGAACTCCTACGCAAAGTACAAGGACAAGAAGTTTAGGGGCTGTGAGTGGCTATACTTCCTCTATACGTACTCCAAGAAACAGAAGTTCTAGGTCCGGGGATGCATCAAAGAGTCCATTGAGAAGAGATGTGGATGAGCCAGGTAGGTCGATTGACCATTCTGTCCAAGATTCAGGAAAAGAACATAGAGCTGATGTCTCTTCTGGATCATTAGAACATCCTAAGCAAAAAAAATCGAATAAGAGGTTGAAGATGTTCTGA
- the LOC113740385 gene encoding uncharacterized protein isoform X2, which produces MQLCKIDARIMRVIAAMQQLEAKLEPASAFDYRAIVVPLVKSYMRAHLEDLAEKDATEKSDAAREAFLAELALDSKKGSSGGSDNARHMHEKTKDKKKSKDFQKAKDSKANSGSELHMLSSETTKEISYPVAHEGEDIQAEIVNAGNGDTLEQEEEEVRRRIELEAEERKLEETLEYQRHIENEAKQKHLAEQHKRTVGINPEKVAAIAHSDTYLKQHQDDHDVNVQWKYRKEEPVVQRNGFSNAMEGFPEDGVGQKAGLPNGGSLEDGLLPSDRRSGRRHRRQKCAARLNQPVLSEKENLELKPLDEAHDDATKTLRQLQAEEDD; this is translated from the exons ATGCAGCTCTGTAAAATTGATGCAAGAATTATGCGAGTAATAGCTGCGATGCAGCAGTTGGAAGCTAAACTTGAGCCTGCATCTGCTTTTGATTACCGGGCAATCGTAGTACCCCTAGTGAAGTCATATATGCGG GCTCACTTGGAGGATCTTGCAGAGAAAGATGCCACAGAGAAATCTGATGCCGCCAGAGAAGCATTTTTGGCAGAACTTGCTCTTGATTCTAAGAAGGGCAGCAGCGGAGGAAGTGATAATGCTCGTCATATGCATGAGAAAACAAAGGATAAGAAAAAGAGCAAGGATTTTCAAAAAGCCAAGGATTCAAAG GCTAATAGTGGCAGTGAGCTACATATGCTTTCCTCAGAGACTACTAAAGAAAT CTCATATCCAGTCGCACACGAGGGAGAAGATATACAGGCTGAGATAGTGAATGCTGGAAATGGTGACACCTTAGaacaagaggaagaggaagtcAGGCGTAGAATTGAACTTGAAGCTGAGGAGAGAAAGCTAGAAGAAACTTTGGAATATCAAAGGCATATTGAAAATGAAGCTAAACAGAAGCATCTAGCTGAGCAACATAAGAGAACTGTGGGGATAAATCCAGAAAAAGTTGCAGCAATTGCTCACTCTGATACTTACTTGAAGCAACATCAAGATGATCATGATGTCAATGTCCAATGGAAATATAGAAAAGAA GAACCCGTGGTACagaggaatggattttcaaatgCCATGGAAGGTTTTCCAGAGGATGGAGTTGGACAAAAAGCTG GCTTGCCCAACGGGGGAAGCTTAGAGGATGGCCTTTTGCCTTCTGATCGACGGTCAGGAAGGAGACATAGACGGCAAAAATGTGCAGCTAGACTTAACCAGCCCGTGCTATCAGAAAAGGAAAACTTGGAATTGAAACCCTTGGATGAAGCACATG ATGATGCAACAAAGACATTGAGACAACTACAGGCAGAGGAGGATGATTAA
- the LOC113740385 gene encoding uncharacterized protein isoform X1: MQLCKIDARIMRVIAAMQQLEAKLEPASAFDYRAIVVPLVKSYMRAHLEDLAEKDATEKSDAAREAFLAELALDSKKGSSGGSDNARHMHEKTKDKKKSKDFQKAKDSKANSGSELHMLSSETTKEMFCCSSYPVAHEGEDIQAEIVNAGNGDTLEQEEEEVRRRIELEAEERKLEETLEYQRHIENEAKQKHLAEQHKRTVGINPEKVAAIAHSDTYLKQHQDDHDVNVQWKYRKEEPVVQRNGFSNAMEGFPEDGVGQKAGLPNGGSLEDGLLPSDRRSGRRHRRQKCAARLNQPVLSEKENLELKPLDEAHDDATKTLRQLQAEEDD; encoded by the exons ATGCAGCTCTGTAAAATTGATGCAAGAATTATGCGAGTAATAGCTGCGATGCAGCAGTTGGAAGCTAAACTTGAGCCTGCATCTGCTTTTGATTACCGGGCAATCGTAGTACCCCTAGTGAAGTCATATATGCGG GCTCACTTGGAGGATCTTGCAGAGAAAGATGCCACAGAGAAATCTGATGCCGCCAGAGAAGCATTTTTGGCAGAACTTGCTCTTGATTCTAAGAAGGGCAGCAGCGGAGGAAGTGATAATGCTCGTCATATGCATGAGAAAACAAAGGATAAGAAAAAGAGCAAGGATTTTCAAAAAGCCAAGGATTCAAAG GCTAATAGTGGCAGTGAGCTACATATGCTTTCCTCAGAGACTACTAAAGAAAT GTTTTGTTGCAGCTCATATCCAGTCGCACACGAGGGAGAAGATATACAGGCTGAGATAGTGAATGCTGGAAATGGTGACACCTTAGaacaagaggaagaggaagtcAGGCGTAGAATTGAACTTGAAGCTGAGGAGAGAAAGCTAGAAGAAACTTTGGAATATCAAAGGCATATTGAAAATGAAGCTAAACAGAAGCATCTAGCTGAGCAACATAAGAGAACTGTGGGGATAAATCCAGAAAAAGTTGCAGCAATTGCTCACTCTGATACTTACTTGAAGCAACATCAAGATGATCATGATGTCAATGTCCAATGGAAATATAGAAAAGAA GAACCCGTGGTACagaggaatggattttcaaatgCCATGGAAGGTTTTCCAGAGGATGGAGTTGGACAAAAAGCTG GCTTGCCCAACGGGGGAAGCTTAGAGGATGGCCTTTTGCCTTCTGATCGACGGTCAGGAAGGAGACATAGACGGCAAAAATGTGCAGCTAGACTTAACCAGCCCGTGCTATCAGAAAAGGAAAACTTGGAATTGAAACCCTTGGATGAAGCACATG ATGATGCAACAAAGACATTGAGACAACTACAGGCAGAGGAGGATGATTAA
- the LOC113740385 gene encoding uncharacterized protein isoform X3, with protein MRVIAAMQQLEAKLEPASAFDYRAIVVPLVKSYMRAHLEDLAEKDATEKSDAAREAFLAELALDSKKGSSGGSDNARHMHEKTKDKKKSKDFQKAKDSKANSGSELHMLSSETTKEMFCCSSYPVAHEGEDIQAEIVNAGNGDTLEQEEEEVRRRIELEAEERKLEETLEYQRHIENEAKQKHLAEQHKRTVGINPEKVAAIAHSDTYLKQHQDDHDVNVQWKYRKEEPVVQRNGFSNAMEGFPEDGVGQKAGLPNGGSLEDGLLPSDRRSGRRHRRQKCAARLNQPVLSEKENLELKPLDEAHDDATKTLRQLQAEEDD; from the exons ATGCGAGTAATAGCTGCGATGCAGCAGTTGGAAGCTAAACTTGAGCCTGCATCTGCTTTTGATTACCGGGCAATCGTAGTACCCCTAGTGAAGTCATATATGCGG GCTCACTTGGAGGATCTTGCAGAGAAAGATGCCACAGAGAAATCTGATGCCGCCAGAGAAGCATTTTTGGCAGAACTTGCTCTTGATTCTAAGAAGGGCAGCAGCGGAGGAAGTGATAATGCTCGTCATATGCATGAGAAAACAAAGGATAAGAAAAAGAGCAAGGATTTTCAAAAAGCCAAGGATTCAAAG GCTAATAGTGGCAGTGAGCTACATATGCTTTCCTCAGAGACTACTAAAGAAAT GTTTTGTTGCAGCTCATATCCAGTCGCACACGAGGGAGAAGATATACAGGCTGAGATAGTGAATGCTGGAAATGGTGACACCTTAGaacaagaggaagaggaagtcAGGCGTAGAATTGAACTTGAAGCTGAGGAGAGAAAGCTAGAAGAAACTTTGGAATATCAAAGGCATATTGAAAATGAAGCTAAACAGAAGCATCTAGCTGAGCAACATAAGAGAACTGTGGGGATAAATCCAGAAAAAGTTGCAGCAATTGCTCACTCTGATACTTACTTGAAGCAACATCAAGATGATCATGATGTCAATGTCCAATGGAAATATAGAAAAGAA GAACCCGTGGTACagaggaatggattttcaaatgCCATGGAAGGTTTTCCAGAGGATGGAGTTGGACAAAAAGCTG GCTTGCCCAACGGGGGAAGCTTAGAGGATGGCCTTTTGCCTTCTGATCGACGGTCAGGAAGGAGACATAGACGGCAAAAATGTGCAGCTAGACTTAACCAGCCCGTGCTATCAGAAAAGGAAAACTTGGAATTGAAACCCTTGGATGAAGCACATG ATGATGCAACAAAGACATTGAGACAACTACAGGCAGAGGAGGATGATTAA